The following proteins are co-located in the Komagataeibacter sp. FNDCF1 genome:
- a CDS encoding adenosine kinase produces the protein MENTGQATECRFDLLGIGNAIVDVLAPVEATFPQSNGMTPGSMMLVDAARATALYDQITREKEMGGGSAANTCVVASNMGARVAYLGKVADDAPGRAFAADMQAAGVYFPSTPLQGDASDHSPTARCIILVTPDGQRTMNTYLGACVTFSPADVLVDVVRASKVLYMEGYLFDPPEAQEAFRTAARIAHEAGRKVALSLSDRFCVDRHRKAFHDLVRGHIDILFANEDEICALYETDDFEEAARRVAAETHFAVLTRSERGSVIIQDQQRIVIDSVRTQVVDTTGAGDAYAAGFLAGWTSDRTLAECGRLGSVAASEVISHYGARPLMNMRQDMDF, from the coding sequence ATGGAAAATACGGGACAGGCGACGGAATGCCGGTTCGACCTGCTGGGCATAGGCAACGCCATTGTCGATGTCCTTGCGCCGGTTGAAGCTACCTTCCCGCAGAGCAATGGCATGACCCCCGGCAGCATGATGCTGGTCGACGCCGCACGTGCCACCGCGCTGTATGACCAGATCACGCGCGAGAAGGAAATGGGTGGCGGTTCGGCCGCCAATACCTGTGTGGTGGCGTCCAACATGGGCGCGCGGGTGGCGTATCTGGGCAAGGTGGCCGATGACGCGCCGGGCCGGGCCTTTGCGGCCGACATGCAGGCGGCGGGCGTGTATTTTCCCTCCACCCCGCTGCAGGGCGATGCGAGCGACCACAGCCCCACCGCGCGCTGCATCATTCTGGTCACCCCCGATGGCCAGCGCACCATGAACACCTATCTGGGTGCATGCGTCACTTTCAGCCCTGCCGATGTGCTGGTCGATGTCGTGCGCGCATCGAAGGTGCTGTACATGGAAGGCTACCTGTTCGACCCGCCGGAAGCGCAGGAAGCCTTCCGCACCGCGGCCCGCATCGCGCATGAGGCGGGCCGCAAGGTCGCCCTTTCCCTGTCCGACCGTTTCTGCGTGGACCGCCACCGCAAGGCCTTCCATGACCTCGTGCGCGGGCATATCGACATCCTGTTCGCCAACGAGGACGAGATCTGCGCGCTGTACGAAACCGACGATTTCGAGGAAGCGGCCCGCCGTGTCGCCGCCGAGACGCATTTTGCCGTGCTGACCCGCTCCGAACGTGGCAGCGTGATCATCCAGGACCAGCAGCGGATCGTGATTGACAGCGTGCGCACGCAGGTTGTGGACACGACCGGCGCGGGCGACGCCTATGCCGCGGGTTTTCTGGCGGGATGGACATCGGACCGCACGCTGGCCGAATGCGGGCGGCTGGGCAGTGTCGCCGCATCGGAAGTGATTTCGCATTATGGCGCGCGCCCGCTCATGAACATGCGTCAGGACATGGATTTCTGA
- a CDS encoding nucleotidyltransferase family protein, which produces MGVNMPRVAMVFAAGLGRRMRPLSESVPKPLLRVAEQPILDHVLDRLEAAGVPDVVVNAHWQPEAIRHALAARAASGRRPCTTEQVETALLETGGSAAAALRAGLLGPEPFFLLNGDAMWLNGPVPALRRLAAAFDPARMDAMLLLGATTRAVGEVGHGDFAIDAHGRPRRPRAGEITPYVFTGVQIVSPTLFDGAPEGAFSMNTLWDRAMAAGRLGVIVHDSLWFHLSRPADITTAEQVLHSALNPDRDNDI; this is translated from the coding sequence ATGGGGGTGAACATGCCGCGTGTCGCCATGGTATTCGCGGCGGGGCTGGGACGGCGCATGCGGCCCCTGAGCGAATCGGTGCCCAAGCCGCTGCTGCGCGTGGCGGAACAGCCGATCCTGGATCACGTACTGGACCGGCTGGAAGCGGCTGGCGTGCCGGACGTGGTGGTCAACGCCCACTGGCAGCCGGAAGCCATCCGCCACGCCTTGGCCGCGCGCGCCGCCAGCGGGCGCAGACCATGCACCACGGAACAGGTCGAGACAGCCCTGCTGGAAACGGGTGGCAGCGCCGCTGCGGCGTTACGGGCCGGGCTGCTGGGTCCGGAGCCGTTCTTCCTGCTTAATGGTGATGCCATGTGGCTCAACGGCCCGGTGCCTGCCCTGCGGCGGCTGGCGGCGGCTTTTGATCCTGCCCGCATGGACGCCATGCTGCTGCTTGGCGCCACGACGCGCGCGGTGGGGGAAGTGGGCCATGGGGATTTTGCCATCGACGCGCATGGCAGGCCGCGCCGCCCGCGCGCGGGTGAGATCACGCCCTATGTCTTTACCGGGGTGCAGATCGTCTCGCCGACCCTGTTTGACGGCGCGCCAGAGGGTGCGTTCAGCATGAACACGCTGTGGGACCGCGCCATGGCGGCGGGCAGGCTGGGTGTGATCGTGCATGATTCGCTGTGGTTCCATCTCTCCCGCCCCGCCGATATCACGACCGCCGAGCAGGTGCTGCATTCCGCCCTGAATCCGGACCGGGACAACGACATATGA
- the typA gene encoding translational GTPase TypA, giving the protein MDIRNIAIIAHVDHGKTTLVDQLLKQSGSFRDNQHVAERAMDSNDLERERGITILAKCTSVVWKDTRINIIDTPGHADFGGEVERILSMVDGAVVLVDSAEGALPQTKFVVGKALARGLKPIVVVNKIDRGDARPDEVHNEIFDLFAALGANDEQLDFPMLYASGRQGWADLEIDGPRKDLSPLFDLILRHVPPPHVKKDAPFAMVATILENDNFLGRVLTGRVEQGTAKMNMPVHVLRPDGSVVETGRLTKLLSFRGLDRVPVEEVEAGDIVAVAGLSEATIPETIAAPEVKEPLPSTPVDPPTLSMTFRLNDGPLGGREGKKVTSRQIRDRLFKETEGNIAIRVSESPESEAFEVAGRGELQLGVLIEQMRREGFELTIGRPRVLFRTNEETGEREEPFEEVLIDVDEPYSGVVVEKMALRKGIMQDMQPSGGGKVRLSFLIPSRGLIGYHGEFLTDTRGSGIMNRLFSGYQPYVGPIAGRRNGSLISSEDGATTQYSLFSLQDRGTLFVDAGEKVYVGMIIGEHSRENDLEVNPIREKKLTNIRAAGKDEALLLIPPRKMNLEQAIAYIEDDELVEVTPSAVRIRKRYLDPHERKKRERSGAVD; this is encoded by the coding sequence ATGGATATCCGCAATATCGCCATCATCGCGCACGTCGATCATGGCAAGACCACACTCGTCGATCAGCTTCTCAAGCAGTCCGGTTCCTTCCGTGACAACCAGCACGTTGCCGAACGCGCCATGGACAGCAATGACCTGGAGCGCGAGCGTGGCATCACCATCCTTGCCAAGTGCACGTCGGTTGTGTGGAAAGATACCCGCATCAACATCATCGACACCCCGGGCCACGCCGATTTCGGCGGTGAGGTCGAGCGTATCCTGAGCATGGTGGACGGCGCGGTCGTGCTGGTCGACTCCGCCGAAGGCGCCCTGCCGCAGACGAAGTTCGTGGTGGGCAAGGCGCTGGCGCGCGGCCTGAAGCCGATCGTGGTCGTGAACAAGATCGACCGTGGCGATGCCCGCCCAGATGAAGTCCATAACGAGATCTTTGACCTGTTCGCAGCCCTTGGGGCGAATGACGAGCAGCTTGATTTCCCCATGCTGTACGCATCTGGCCGCCAGGGCTGGGCGGATCTGGAAATCGATGGTCCGCGCAAGGATCTCTCCCCGCTGTTCGACCTGATCCTGCGCCATGTGCCGCCGCCGCACGTGAAGAAGGATGCGCCGTTTGCGATGGTCGCCACCATCCTGGAGAACGACAACTTCCTTGGCCGCGTGCTGACCGGGCGTGTGGAGCAGGGCACGGCCAAGATGAACATGCCGGTGCACGTGCTGCGCCCTGATGGTTCGGTTGTGGAAACCGGCCGCCTGACCAAGCTGCTGTCCTTCCGTGGCCTTGACCGCGTGCCGGTGGAAGAAGTCGAAGCCGGTGATATCGTGGCCGTGGCCGGCCTGTCGGAAGCGACGATTCCCGAAACCATCGCCGCCCCCGAGGTCAAGGAGCCGCTGCCCTCCACCCCCGTCGATCCGCCGACGCTGTCCATGACCTTCCGCCTCAACGATGGCCCGCTGGGTGGTCGTGAGGGCAAGAAGGTCACGTCGCGCCAGATCCGTGACCGCCTGTTCAAGGAAACCGAGGGCAACATCGCCATCCGCGTGTCCGAAAGCCCCGAGAGCGAGGCCTTCGAGGTTGCGGGCCGTGGCGAACTCCAGCTTGGCGTGCTGATCGAGCAGATGCGCCGCGAAGGGTTCGAACTGACCATCGGCCGCCCCCGCGTGCTGTTCCGCACCAATGAGGAAACCGGTGAGCGCGAAGAGCCGTTCGAGGAAGTCCTGATCGATGTGGACGAGCCGTATTCGGGCGTCGTGGTTGAAAAGATGGCGCTGCGCAAGGGCATCATGCAGGACATGCAGCCTTCGGGCGGTGGCAAGGTGCGCCTGTCCTTCCTGATCCCGTCACGCGGGCTGATCGGCTACCATGGCGAATTCCTGACCGACACGCGCGGTTCGGGCATCATGAACCGCCTGTTCTCGGGCTATCAGCCCTATGTCGGCCCGATTGCGGGGCGTCGCAACGGTTCGCTGATCTCCTCCGAGGATGGCGCGACCACGCAGTATTCCCTGTTCTCGCTGCAGGACCGCGGCACGCTGTTCGTCGATGCGGGCGAGAAGGTTTACGTGGGCATGATCATTGGCGAGCATTCGCGCGAGAATGATCTGGAAGTGAACCCGATCCGTGAAAAGAAGCTGACCAACATCCGTGCCGCTGGCAAGGACGAGGCCCTGCTGCTGATTCCGCCGCGCAAGATGAACCTTGAGCAGGCCATTGCCTATATCGAGGATGACGAGCTGGTTGAGGTCACGCCGTCGGCCGTGCGGATCCGCAAGCGCTATCTTGACCCGCACGAGCGCAAGAAGCGCGAGCGTTCCGGCGCGGTTGACTGA
- a CDS encoding polymer-forming cytoskeletal protein, with translation MARPPFPPTPSPAPGGAPRPGAPAAAATKKENDRRTLVVGRGISVQGTIQDAERLVVEGTVESSLINASELQIAQGGVFKGEVEVEDAELAGTIDGTLTVRGSLTIRSTGRLLGKAKCRRLKVEDGGQVTGQLEMITTPAPAAPAAPAAQPTPAAPRPAAG, from the coding sequence ATGGCCCGTCCCCCTTTCCCGCCCACGCCTTCTCCCGCTCCGGGCGGCGCACCACGCCCCGGCGCGCCCGCGGCCGCCGCAACCAAGAAGGAAAATGACCGCCGGACGCTGGTTGTCGGTCGTGGCATCAGCGTACAGGGCACCATTCAGGATGCCGAGCGTCTGGTCGTGGAGGGAACGGTCGAGTCCTCGCTGATCAACGCATCCGAACTGCAGATTGCACAGGGTGGCGTGTTCAAGGGCGAAGTCGAGGTCGAGGATGCGGAACTGGCCGGCACCATTGATGGCACGCTTACGGTCCGCGGCAGCCTGACCATCCGCTCCACCGGGCGGCTGCTGGGCAAGGCCAAGTGCCGCCGCCTGAAGGTGGAAGATGGCGGGCAGGTCACCGGCCAGCTGGAAATGATCACCACCCCTGCCCCTGCGGCTCCGGCAGCCCCTGCGGCACAGCCGACACCCGCTGCCCCGCGCCCGGCTGCGGGCTGA
- the tsaE gene encoding tRNA (adenosine(37)-N6)-threonylcarbamoyltransferase complex ATPase subunit type 1 TsaE, whose protein sequence is MREIPLPDTHATERLGQALAPLLAAGDAVLLEGDLGAGKTTLARALLRTLCADPDMEVPSPSYTLVQVYDAPVAEVAHFDLWRLDGPGGLHELGWDDACEGIVLVEWPERLGTLAPPDALHVHLLHVAGGGRVARLAGWDTRLARLGNDGMGGS, encoded by the coding sequence ATGCGTGAAATTCCGTTGCCCGACACCCATGCAACCGAAAGGCTGGGCCAGGCGCTGGCCCCGTTGCTGGCCGCGGGCGACGCCGTGCTGCTGGAAGGCGATCTGGGTGCCGGCAAGACCACGCTGGCGCGCGCGCTGCTGCGCACGCTGTGTGCGGACCCGGACATGGAGGTGCCAAGCCCGTCCTATACCCTTGTGCAGGTCTATGACGCGCCGGTGGCGGAGGTCGCGCATTTCGACCTGTGGCGGCTGGATGGCCCGGGCGGGCTGCACGAACTGGGCTGGGATGATGCGTGCGAGGGCATCGTTCTGGTGGAATGGCCTGAACGTCTGGGCACGCTTGCCCCCCCCGATGCGTTGCACGTCCACCTGCTGCATGTGGCGGGGGGCGGCCGCGTGGCCCGGCTTGCGGGCTGGGACACACGGCTTGCACGGCTGGGGAATGATGGAATGGGAGGATCGTGA
- a CDS encoding GcrA family cell cycle regulator yields MAMEWTEETIARLRDLWQQGLSTAEIGRQLSVTKNAVVGKAHRLGLKPRPSPIRRAAKTAAPAPAADTTTGTAQAAPAAPKAETAPAVPTPAPAVAETPRPPQVTAAPVPPQAPQPGAAAPVAAEPEPQAEPRAPRPSARATRAAAAALRPVSEPRRRSSQSCCWPLGDPGTPGFHFCGATPLPGKPYCAEHAQLAYVKLRDRRDNVA; encoded by the coding sequence ATGGCGATGGAATGGACCGAGGAGACGATCGCGCGCCTGCGTGATCTATGGCAGCAGGGTTTATCGACCGCTGAAATCGGCCGCCAACTGTCTGTTACCAAGAACGCTGTTGTAGGCAAGGCGCATCGCCTTGGCCTGAAGCCGCGTCCGTCGCCCATCCGCAGGGCAGCCAAGACGGCGGCCCCGGCCCCCGCGGCTGACACGACAACCGGAACGGCACAGGCCGCCCCTGCCGCCCCGAAGGCGGAAACGGCACCCGCAGTGCCCACACCGGCACCTGCCGTGGCGGAGACACCCCGGCCCCCACAGGTGACTGCCGCCCCCGTGCCGCCGCAGGCCCCCCAGCCCGGGGCGGCTGCCCCGGTGGCAGCCGAGCCGGAACCCCAGGCCGAGCCCCGTGCCCCCCGCCCGTCGGCGCGCGCCACGCGCGCGGCTGCGGCCGCACTGCGCCCGGTCAGCGAGCCACGGCGGCGCAGCAGCCAGTCCTGCTGCTGGCCGCTGGGTGATCCCGGCACGCCGGGCTTCCATTTCTGCGGGGCCACGCCGCTGCCGGGCAAACCGTATTGTGCGGAACATGCCCAGCTTGCCTATGTCAAACTGCGCGACCGGCGTGACAACGTGGCCTGA
- a CDS encoding NAD(P)/FAD-dependent oxidoreductase encodes MTPPSPTHTTDVAIIGAGPAGLFAAFECNMLKLRCIMIDALDAIGGQCAALYPEKPIYDIPAHPAIEGGALIEALDRQIAPFDVPRLLGRRVERLEGTRGAFRLGTSSGDTIHAHAVIIAAGAGAFGPNRPPLDGLEAFERSGGVQYFVRRRADFADRDVLIAGGGDSAVDWALSLREVARSVRLVHRRDRFRAAPESLRQLDEAVERGEIEKIIGYQLHGLRGTDGQLAGVDLATLDGTVRHVACDHLLPFFGLATDLGPIAQWGLDTMRGTIPVTPSTCESSLPGIFAVGDVATYPGKLKLILQGFTEGAMAAHAIHPIVHPDTALHFEYSTSKGVPAA; translated from the coding sequence ATGACCCCCCCTTCCCCCACCCACACCACGGATGTCGCCATTATCGGCGCGGGCCCGGCCGGCCTGTTCGCCGCCTTTGAATGCAACATGCTCAAGCTGCGCTGCATCATGATCGACGCGCTGGACGCGATTGGTGGCCAGTGTGCGGCGCTGTATCCCGAAAAGCCGATCTATGACATTCCCGCCCATCCCGCCATCGAGGGCGGCGCGCTGATCGAGGCCCTCGACCGCCAGATCGCCCCCTTTGACGTGCCCCGCCTGCTGGGCCGCCGTGTGGAACGACTGGAGGGCACGCGCGGCGCTTTCCGCCTGGGCACCAGCAGCGGTGACACCATTCACGCGCATGCGGTCATCATTGCGGCGGGGGCCGGGGCGTTTGGCCCCAACCGCCCCCCGCTGGACGGGCTGGAGGCGTTCGAACGCAGCGGGGGCGTGCAGTATTTCGTCCGCCGCCGCGCCGACTTCGCGGACCGTGACGTACTGATCGCAGGTGGTGGCGACTCGGCTGTGGACTGGGCGCTGTCCCTGCGTGAGGTCGCGCGCAGCGTAAGGCTGGTGCACCGGCGCGACCGCTTTCGCGCTGCCCCCGAAAGCCTGCGCCAGCTTGATGAAGCCGTGGAGCGCGGTGAGATCGAGAAGATCATCGGCTACCAGCTCCATGGCCTGCGGGGCACGGACGGGCAGCTTGCGGGGGTGGACCTGGCAACACTGGATGGCACGGTGCGCCATGTCGCCTGTGACCACCTGCTGCCCTTCTTCGGGCTGGCGACCGATCTCGGGCCGATCGCGCAATGGGGGCTGGACACCATGCGCGGCACCATTCCCGTCACGCCGTCCACCTGCGAGAGCAGCCTGCCCGGCATCTTTGCCGTTGGTGATGTCGCAACCTATCCCGGCAAGCTCAAGCTGATCCTGCAGGGCTTTACCGAGGGCGCCATGGCAGCACACGCCATCCACCCCATCGTGCACCCTGACACGGCACTGCATTTTGAATATTCCACCAGCAAGGGCGTGCCCGCTGCGTAA